A window of Cyanobacteriota bacterium genomic DNA:
AAGTGTGTAGGAGGGGGTGGCTCTACTGTTCAGCGGGTATTGCTAATTGAGCAACTCTTGCTGCGGAGCCGGTTGCCTAATGCTCAGCACGCTCTAGAGCAAATATTTCCGCAAGATAGCGTTGGTGATTTGCAGGGTTGGTTGGCTGTATTGCAGGGAGACTATGAGGCGGCGATCGGCCATTATACAGCAGCTCTAAAAGCACTTCGCAAGCTTACCGGCAAACGTAAAGCTTACTTTCCATCCGTGAGTGGTCTCTTTTTCATCCTAGCCTTGTTGCAGAAGGAAACAAGTGCATCTCTCCAGCAGGCTGAAACCTTAATTGCTTCAGCGCAGCAACCTGATCATTGGCTCTGTCTGGTTTATGAACCATTAGGAATGTTTGTGCATCTTCGGCGAGGTGACATGACCCAACGGGAGTTGCTCCTTGCCCAAACACCCTGT
This region includes:
- a CDS encoding ATP-dependent helicase, which encodes MRLAIYQRDLASIPTLLHDYQKHSYQRNAVSLTDILLEICNNPFDADWLQTLPSELPDVALTGFLNASLLELTLADDALELLQVKCVGGGGSTVQRVLLIEQLLLRSRLPNAQHALEQIFPQDSVGDLQGWLAVLQGDYEAAIGHYTAALKALRKLTGKRKAYFPSVSGLFFILALLQKETSASLQQAETLIASAQQPDHWLCLVYEPLGMFVHLRRGDMTQRELLLAQTPC